One Excalfactoria chinensis isolate bCotChi1 chromosome 19, bCotChi1.hap2, whole genome shotgun sequence genomic window carries:
- the LOC140260943 gene encoding C-C motif chemokine 4-like: MKLSAVLFALLLIASSCSRASSAPAGPDVPTCCTTYITHKIPRNLIRSHFSTSTSCSQPAIIFITKKKRAVCANPSEPWVQSYLQSARQD; this comes from the exons ATGAAGctctctgctgttctttttgctCTTCTCCTCATCGCATCCTCCTGCTCCCGAGCCTCCTCTGCCCCAG CGGGACCCGACGTCCCGACCTGCTGCACCACTTACATTACACACAAGATCCCGCGGAACCTCATCCGGAGTCACTTCAGCACCAGCaccagctgctcacagccagcCATCAT CTTCATCACAAAGAAGAAGCGCGCAGTCTGTGCCAACCCCAGTGAGCCCTGGGTGCAGAGCTACCTGCAGAGCGCCAGGCAGGACTGA
- the LOC140260848 gene encoding C-C motif chemokine 5-like: MTTVAVSLSILLVAALFPQASSSPFGSDTTVCCFSYTTRKLPQNHVKEYFYTSSKCPQPAVVFTTRKGRQVCANPDARWVKEYVNFLELQ; the protein is encoded by the exons ATGACCACTGTGGCTGTGTCCCTCTCCATCCTCCTGGTTGCTGCCCTCTTCCCTCAGGCCTCTTCATCTCCGT ttgGGTCTGACACAACCGTGTGCTGCTTCAGCTACACTACACGGAAACTGCCCCAGAATCATGTGAAGGAGTATTTCTACACCAGCAGCAAGTGCCCACAACCAGCAGTTGT GTTCACCACCAGGAAGGGGCGGCAGGTCTGCGCCAACCCCGACGCCCGGTGGGTGAAGGAATACGTCAACTtcctggagctgcagtga